In Monodelphis domestica isolate mMonDom1 chromosome 4, mMonDom1.pri, whole genome shotgun sequence, one DNA window encodes the following:
- the LOC103101234 gene encoding transcription initiation factor TFIID subunit 1-like, which produces MEEEEMVLPFKDRISSLEDSSSSEEEDEKMEDKDNGQDSPGLLREVRLRSTSMPTVTELWPQFRQEKALRFLRLFDNQKTPTMWQRVRRRMRRKKLKNRQNPSKPIQGSPQIVRPPGPEECLTDDEIKMKAPVAPQPDSQLADCSQDSHLEVAPWRYGPAKLWYDMLEVSPHGRGFDYGFKLKEKSQEEEATTQTDHPLLNIENFLMVTQKTWEDDIIWDIRDVQDSSPHAQKVSHAGWIPSQNIRSFKGGACDQSQSGGSLFVPENDDLTYSRWEDDIIWDAQAMHKPLYPTVPTIDQDDKNLMLFDIEEPIEVETSSPKPSSQKGKNMPRCDMTEQTPACLKAKDPWNLSNDEFYFPQQHGLQVSLKIPIIQHSTPALELHFRLFPTHMGVEQLRLFHRPPLRWLGRGPHPVHNLTVHIRKKAQKREQELQASGGGHMFFMKTIQDLSGKDGDIVLFEWSEENPPLLSQVGMASQIQNYYKRKIGKDSGPPAYKYGNLVFCSTSPFLGQLQAGQFLQALENNLFRAPIYAHEMAGTDFLVVVTNTGCFLREVKDIFAIGQQCPLDEVPAPKSKMAKNYSHTFLQVFIYRQFQNSPFRPRRIRMEVIRKAFPTLSETSIRRRLVMCSDFHRSGIYFNWWVLKARFRLPSEEELRVMMTPEKCCALYSMLAAQQRLKDAGYGGISLLDTEGTNDDSTYLDDEVQAAPWNTTRTFLAATKGQCLLEVTGAADPTGCGEGISYVKLKQENKTHTDVGRVMGTDADLRRLTLREAQKFLRTFGVSEEEIKKLSRWEVIAAVRALSTEKLSSGAKPGTLTRFARMSQSLGAEQQKHFQQEVQRIFDLQNRVLASTEVLSTDTDSSTSDEENGQNIDKMCHEVESLLDGKMNPKRLQRQKEEEEYQEMKRLMLGDGNTHLQDKSKGKKQDSDSPTLDPSSLIIHRTYIDDSGQKYERSEIVQDPAVIKAYIHVRTTKSEDFIRQISQLDEQKQQELRKEKKRLQDRVRRMEISEKMKEKKAHLSPKKLLKPETPKLNLICGACGSIGHMKTNKMCSKYCPPKDLAPRLRAMTKEQEERELARRLPQDSLIKIQGTKMFMKKKLVEVIHEVQRETKKMVIEKQTLPHKSQFSKHQKRVSMHMDPDEGLSCIRKYKGSTQPRQKGSDFIDKTQKPVISPPKVLQAPPHDKTPEGLAPKHHISVLYEDLQVSDTDEEEEKEEI; this is translated from the exons atggaggaagaagaaatggtcCTACCCTTCAAAGACAGAATCTCCTCCCTAGAGGATTCCAGCAGCTCTGAGGAGGaggatgaaaaaatggaagataaagataATGGACAAGATTCCCCCGGATTACTTAGGGAAGTCAGACTGAGAAGTACCAGCATGCCTACAGTCACAGAGCTCTGGCCACAATTTCGTCAAGAAAAG GCTCTTCGTTTTCTCAGACTCTTTGATAATCAGAAGACACCAACCATGTGGCAGAGGGTcagaaggagaatgagaaggaagaaactaAAGAACAGACAGAATCCTTCAAAACCTATCCAAGGAAGCCCCCAGATAGTAAGGCCACCAGGCCCCGAGGAATGCCTAACAGATGATGAG ATAAAAATGAAGGCTCCAGTGGCTCctcagcctgactctcaattgGCTGACTGTTCCCAGGATTCTCACTTAGAGGTGGCCCCATGGCGATATGGGCCTGCCAAACTTTGGTATGACATGCTGGAGGTCTCTCCCCATGGGAGAGGTTTTGATTATGGatttaaacttaaagaaaaatcaCAAGAAGAAGAGGCCACAACCCAAACAGACCACCCTTTGCTGAATATTGAAAACTTTTTGATGGTCACccaaaaaacctgggaagatgatATCATCTGGGATATCAGAGATGTCCAAGACTCCTCCCCTCATGCCCAGAAAGTATCTCATGCAGGATGGATTCCCTCTCAGAATATCAGATCATTTAAAGGAG GTGCCTGTGACCAGTCTCAGTCTGGTGGGTCCCTATTTGTCCCTGAGAATGATGACCTTACTTATAGCCGATGGGAAGATGATATTATTTGGGATGCCCAAGCCATGCACAAACCACTGTATCCTACAGTTCCAACCATTGATCAAGATGACAAGAACCTCATGttat TTGATATTGAGGAGCCTATAGAAGTAGAGACTTCATCCCCTAAACCATCAAGCCAGAAGGGTAAAAATATGCCAAGATGTGACATGACTGAGCAG ACTCCAGCCTGCCTGAAAGCCAAAGACCCATGGAACCTGTCAAATGATGAATTTTACTTCCCCCAGCAGCATGGCCTCCAGGTTTCCCTCAAAATCCCTATAATCCAA caTTCTACTCCAGCACTGGAGCTACACTTCAGGCTCTTTCCTACCCACATGGGAGTTGAACAACTCCGCCTATTTCATCGGCCACCACTCAGGTGGTTGGGCAGAGGACCTCATCCTGTCCACAACTTGACTGTTCACATCCGAAAGAAAGCCCAG AAACGGGAGCAGGAGCTACAGGCTTCAGGGGGAGGTCATATGTTTTTCATGAAGACAATCCAGGACCTGAGTGGAAAAGATGGAGATATTGTTCTGTTTGAATGGAGTGAGGAGAATCCACCATTGTTGAGCCAGGTTGGAATGGCTTCCCAGATACAGAACTATTACAAAAGG AAAATTGGGAAGGACTCTGGACCTCCTGCCTATAAATATGGGAACCTTGTATTCTGTTCAACCTCACCCTTCTTGGGACAGCTCCAAGCTGGACAGTTCTTACAG GCTTTGGAGAATAATCTTTTTCGGGCTCCCATCTATGCACATGAGATGGCAGGCACAGACTTCTTGGTTGTGGTGACAAACACAGGCTGTTTTCTGAGGGAAGTGAAGGACATATTTGCCATCGGGCAGCAGTGCCCACTGGATGAAGTTCCTGCCCCCAAATCAAAAATGGCAAAGAATTACAGCCATACCTTCCTCCAG GTTTTTATATACAGACAGTTTCAGAACAGCCCTTTCAGACCTCGGAGGATTCGCATGGAGGTCATCCGCAAGGCCTTCCCCACACTTTCTGAGACTAGTATCAGAAGGAGGCTTGTTATGTGTTCAGATTTCCATCGGTCAG GGATCTATTTTAATTGGTGGGTACTAAAGGCTCGATTTCGCCTGCCAAGTGAAGAGGAGCTGAGGGTCATGATGACTCCAGAGAAATGTTGTGCTTTATATAGCATGCTGGCTGCCCAGCAGCGTCTCAAG GATGCTGGCTATGGGGGAATATCTCTCCTAGACACGGAGGGGACCAATGATGACAGCACATATCTGGATGATGAG GTCCAGGCGGCCCCATGGAACACAACTAGGACCTTCCTAGCAGCCACTAAGGGGCAGTGCCTCCTGGAAGTGACAGGAGCGGCTGACCCCACAGGCTGTGGGGAGGGCATCTCCTATGTCAAACTCAAG CAGGAGAACAAAACCCATACGGATGTGGGGAGGGTGATGGGCACTGATGCAGACCTCCGACGTCTTACCCTGAGAGAAGCTCAGAAGTTCCTGAGGACATTTGGGGTCTCCGAGGAGGAG ATCAAGAAGCTGTCCCGCTGGGAGGTGATTGCAGCTGTTCGAGCCTTGTCTACCGAGAAACTCAGCTCAGGGGCCAAGCCTGGAACCCTTACCAGATTTGCACGGATGTCCCAGTCCTTAGGAGCAGAGCAGCAGAAACACTTCCAGCAAGAGGTTCAAAGAATTTTTGACCTCCAAAACAG GGTCCTAGCTTCTACTGAGGTGCTGTCCACAGACACAGACAGTAGCAcatcagatgaagaaaatggtcAGAACATAGACAAGATGTGTCATGAAGTGGAGAGCTTGCTGGATGGTAAGATGAACCCTAAAAGGCTgcagagacagaaggaagaagaggagtacCAGGAAATGAAGCGACTGATGCTTGGAGATGGAAACACTCACCTTCAAGACAAAAGCAAGGGAAAAAAGCAGG ACAGTGACTCACCCACCTTGGATCCTTCATCTCTGATTATCCACCGAACATATATTGATGATTCTGGCCAGAAGTATGAGAGGAGTGAAATAGTCCAGGACCCAGCAGTGATCAAAGCATATATTCATGTGAGGACCACCAAAAGTGAGGATTTCAT TCGGCAGATCTCTCAACTAGATGAGCAGAAACAACAAGAATTgcggaaagagaagaagagactcCAAGATAGAGTTCGTCGAAtggaaatatcagaaaaaatgaaagaaaagaaggcaCATCTTTCCCCAAAGAAGCTTCTGAAGCCAGAGACCCCCAAACTGAAT CTAATATGTGGTGCCTGTGGATCTATTGGCCACATGAAGACAAACAAGATGTGTTCCAAGTACTGCCCACCCAAGGACCTGGCTCCCAGGCTCAGGGCCATGACCAAGGAGCAAGAGGAAAGGGAACTGGCTAGACGACTCCCTCAGGATTCCCTTATCAAAATCCAAGGAACGAAAATGTTCATGAAGAAAAAGCTAGTGGAAGT CATACATGAAGTCCAAAGGGAGACTAAGAAGATGGTGATTGAGAAACAAACCTTGCCCCACAAGAGCCAGTTCAGCAAACATCAGAAAAGAGTATCTATGCATATGGATCCTGATGAAGGCTTAAGTTGTATCAGG